TCCCTTTTGTGAATGTAGTTTGATTTCTTCAACCcactaataatttttaaaaaaatgtatgttgatTGTATCCAAACattgacattattattaatataaaatgttaataaatatacatagtaCGTGCAAGTTTTAACAACAGAGATGTTTGTTTTCATTACAGGAACAAGATGATCCTAGAGGATCTGAAAGTCATCGGCATCGCGAGAGAAGGGACGATTCAAACGACCGCAGGCTGAAGAGGGAGGCTGAGCGACCACGGCAAAGAGATCGAGGCCGAGAACAAGACCGACAACGTGGAAGAATACGAGATGCCCATATTCAAGAGCAACAGCAGGCTGAGAGGGAACGACACAATGAGCGGCGGAGAGAGAATCGCCTCAGACAGGAAGCTCAGAGCGGCGGCGCTGAGGAAATGCTCGAGTTTGGCGGTGAAAACAATGACGAATCGGCCCCTGCACCCGAGAAGGAAAAGCCCAATTTTGAACTGTCTGGCGCTTTGGTGGAAGATACCAATACATTCAGGGGGGAGGTGATCAAGTACAATGAGCCTCCCGAAGCGCGGATCCCTAAAAGAAGATGGCGTTTGTATCCCTTTAAGAATGACGAACCGCTCCCGGTCATGTACATCCACAGGCAGAGTGCGTATCTACTTGGAAGACTGAGGAAGATTGCAGACATTCCTATCGACCACCCGTCTTGTTCCAAACAACATGCTGTTTTTCAATACAGGTCAGAGCAAAACAAGATATTATTTAGTAAACGGTTGGTGTTGGcttaaaaagaaaatttactgttattttattgAGGTgattttatgtcatttaaaatatccgattaagaattaaaaaaatctaaacaaataataacaaaaacaacaacatttgaatgaatgaatgaataaattgctcTCAAACTGAATCATCTGATGATATGTCGGACATTTAGTCCACTTAAACAAAAGCCTTTAAATTGGGTTTAATAGTgcaaactgagtttgacacccctggtctataggcATGAGCGAAcacttaagggatagttcacccaaaattgaaaattatcTCATCATTAACTTTCCCTCCTGTGGTTTTCAAaccttttttcttttgaaaacaaaGATATTTTTGGAAAAGGCTGGTTGCTGAGGTCAAGCTACtggcattttttcaaaatattttttgtttaacagaagaaataaactcagatATTTTTTGAagaagtaaagagtgagtaaatgatgccagAATTTAGGCTTTTGTGTGAACCATAAGTTTAACCAAAACAACGTTGACCTACATTGGTCGTGTTTTTGTACAAAGTGACATCACCATCTACTGGTCTGACATACAAATTACAGTTATacttaatttgttacttttttgtttgttttacttccATTTTTTTGCAGATTTCTGTGAACTGTAGTCATTTCAACAGAGCTCTCGGCTATATATGaaccatttgtttttttataaataagagAAAGATTTGCTTTTCTTCTTACCAGCATCATCAATCTCAAtattttttggtttaattttttttatacccactgatatatgtttttttttttttaaccaatataAACATTTACCAAActatagctatgttttcatccagaGTTTCCATCCATAACTTTCAACCCATGTTCAAAATCGTAAATGTAGTCATAATTGTTAAAGAGaagaaattaatcatttattagtaATAAATAGAAAGCCATTGGGAAAACACTTTATTTGTGCGTAATTaaggttgtaacaatataccgggatgacggtttaccacgatttgaacgtgcacgattatcataccatgaacaattgcatatcaacggttttaacctttaaagaccgagacagccgcccgcggctaaaaataagtattgctcttaaatgtttaataacttttgatccgctgatccgattcatacaattcaaagattggcataaagaagggaatctcagctttccagtgctgtatcacataacattcgcggaatcagaggctccggaatcagtgcggttacgtcatcaacatttgacaacgctgatttgacaaagaaacgctcgtcactgtgtctccggacaaatcagacatgatacattgatgcattgtccctcctccatgcccagattggttcaaactcgctatatcacaaccaataagcataggtttcgcttttgtttgtggaccaagctttttgaacaacacggaatgagagaaaggcatacatttatgcgcggctaaataaaacgcaaaaaaaagttttgcatgaaataattctcatactaagtacttttgcatgcacagcagcacagaaacatgacaaaacagtgacacagcaaagacgaactgctgctcttgctgttttaaaagacgcaaatgaagatgcagctgtttgtctgcattgcagacaaccatatccatatccatatccatagacaaccatatccttgctggcacataaaatctagggatgttccatattgaatctagtttcgttatgtaactatttatagtatagtaaatatttatatctattttttactgaggatttgcaccctgtttatttggactttatttggactttgacacattatttattattttcttatttttatttgttcattgtaagtggtgttgtttatagtaactaaaaatatattatttggaaaaagtcaaatttgcttcactgttctattattttgtaacataccgtataccgcgaaaccgtcaaaccgtggtattgttttagacgattatcataccgtgaaaaattcataccgttacaaccctatgcGTAATACATGATTTGCGCCTCAGAGCATGCAAACAACACACAATAACAAACCGTTATGTTATCTCAATCTTGGAGGCAAGTGCTAAAGTTTGTGATTAATAGTGTTTTTGATGATAAAATATTGTGAGCTATTTATGGTTAGCATTTAAACTACATTTTTTGCCACTGTTTCAGCTGGGTGTTAGCATGTATTCTCAGTATTTTGATCACAAATGGTCAGCCGACACACTTTACATTTTGATTTATAAGCTTGTGTATTTTGGCATAACACCGCAAAGTATGAATAATTTCTCAACGTGTTGCATAATTTCAGAACAATTTAGGTCAGAAGGTGGAGGTCTTTTGTCATTGCTTGtacacattaaagggatagttcactcaaaaatgacaatttactatttgctcaacctcaagtggttataagctataatgagtttcttttattgaacacaaaagaagatattattttagtaacctgtaaccattgacacccaaagtagaaaaaaacaaacactatgaaagtcaatggtgacaggtttaaagccttttcaaaaaagttttttgtttaactgattgaaaagaaactcaaatgtttTGAACTAGTGAAGGGAGAGTAAGTGATGACAGAATTGAAATTTTTGATGAATCATACCTTTAAACTATACGGTTACTAGGGcttttcccctttgtcctccaaatgtaacactggtaaTTATGGCCAATCAGTTCagtcttagttccatcagaccacaggacatgtctttgtctttttcccagtgtaatttagcaaattgtaatctggcttttttgttgattctggcttgttgattttacCATGTTGTCACAATAGGAATCAGTGTGTTtcaggttttccttaaatactattctacagttgtgcctccaattacctaaaatgttgtcaattagccaattagaactttccaaaaccttgacacaatcatctgagctttttcagaggcatataatgtaaacttgacttttgagaaaagttataacaatttctcaaaaaatatctctctcattttTCTGCTATTTAGAATAATAGAAATTCGATAATCCTAaattacctaaaagagaaaaagtttaatcAAATAAACATCTGAGTTTTTTTAacggttatgtgcctttttatacagtgtatgtaaacttctggtttcaactgtatttggactagaaacaagacaaaaattattattattattattattattattattatttttgcataaatcataattAAATGGAATTCTGTAGCTCCCTGTCAACTATAAGtaagactcaacattgcatatctatgCGATGTGAGTATTGTGCAAATTGGGATATCCATGCTGAAACGATATTGTGCAATCCTAATGTTTACATTGTCAAGCCAAGTGGACAAGTTCAAAATGATTGATCTTTTTTCACACCTTTAGTTTCATCGATAGATGTTTGATAGTATTTCACCTCAGTTTACATCACAGTCTGGAAGAAAAGATCTGTCGTTACTTTCACTACATCAACATTAAAAGAAGTGTTTTTTAGGTGGAAATTTCCCAAACTTCATTTCTCATTGTCTTTTCTCTTCTCCAGGTTAGTGGAGTTCACACGGGTGGATGGCACTGCAGGCAGGAGAGTGAAGCCGTACATCATCGATCTGGGTTCTGGTAACGGCACCTACCTGAACAATCAGCGCATCGAACCTCAGCGTTACTACGAGCTCAAAGAGAAGGACGTGCTGAAGTTCGGCTTCAGCAGCAGAGAGTATGTGCTCCTTCACGAGTTCTCTGACACAACCGAGGTCGATGCGAAGAagaaggaggaagaagaagaggaggatgaagggCTGGATGAGTAGCTCTCTCCTCAAAGTTTACCAAAGTAACCTGTTTGTGCTGGactgaaagttttttttcaaACAGGACGAGCATGAACTGCtcatttattcataatttccTTCTGAACAATGAAACGATGATGCTTCAGCCTGCCCAAGTTGTCTGTATGACTTATTCTCAGGTGGATAGCTTTTGTATCCCGTCAAACTGTGTACATTGTTGTCCCTAAAAGCAAGTGCTCAAAGCCAGAACTAATGAATCTgtctttaaaaacatatattttggaTACGCTTGAAAAAGAGTGAATATAATGTTCGTTTTGGTTACTGTAAATATACTGGATTTATCTGAAGTGACTGCTCgtttaatgtgttttagtttgtagTATTTGTGATTTAGATGCGTACTATGTTCTGGTCAGTTGAACCAGTCTCCTAGCGCCAGCATCTTCACGATCATTCAGAAAATACTGAGAATAATTTGAATAGTGCTACAGAAAAGATGCCATCTTTCTTTACATATTTTCTATTCTCTCACAGTGCATTCATATTTGATGATAAGATgttttgtattgtaaaataaagatggataataatgaatgtttgtattttgatGGACTGCACACATTGAATTTGATGGTGTGAACGCTATCAAATGTGTTGAAAGTTAAGAAATTCCTTTTTCGTTTTTATAGGGAATTTAATAGGTATTTAATTTTTCagtttacataaatataataaattcggtatttaaaatgcatttataacGTAGAAATTAAAGTTTGTCCTTCAAATAccgtctttttaaaaaattttgattgttaaaaaaaatgtatactccTGAAGAAAATGCCTCGGTTACATTTTGAGGTACCTTTATTTTGAAGTCGCCACATCCGGTTTGCATCACAATTCAAGCGTCATGTTGTCGTGAGTAAGGTAGTTCGCTGACTTTAAAGGTTTGTGTACATGCGTTTTTGTGAACTGTATGTCTGTGTCGTGATCTAATACCTGTTTATTTCTTCGATTTACATCAATTGTCGCTTATGGGGGTTTTGTTTTCGTCTCTAAAGTTGTTTGTTTACCGGTAGTTCACAGACCGCGCGAATCTGCATCATGTTAATGTCACAGCATCAGCGCTGTGGTTTTtgcgtttagaaaaaaaatagtgaTTGAGAATTAAATATAATTACTTAATGGTGATGTCCATTATTTATTTCAAGTACTTTTCGttttccttaaagggatagttctgcgTTTTGTCATCAAGTACTCGCTCTCGTTTGGTTCCAGTGAGATTCTTCTGTGCAGATTGAATGCCATGTCCATATCCATCTCAtgatagagagaaaaaaacatttaagtcgCTGTTGAGTTTCCAAGTGTTTTCTGTAAGTTGATGACAGGTTGATCACCAGGATGAaatcagcaagacaatgatctgaAACACCGCTAATAAAACTCAAActgtttcagaaaaagaaaatcaacctgtagaatggcccagcctatcacctgacttgaaaccaatataaaatacaaattaaagatgaGTTTGGACCGAcaaaacccacagaaccatctacagcttcattttctttttctgaaaccgtttgagagtttccttgtctgtgttttggatcattgtcctgctgaaatgtccactttgGCTTCATTTCCATcatgctaatgtagatgttggactgtaGCAGCTGATATTACTTTACAAAGATGAATggtagagggttgctgaataactactgagagatttcagctgctgtctgggctttcactgcctatTTACacctctttcttcatgtgttcaatacttttgcttgtgtcatttcattacacaacttaaattaaaaactaattaatattgttttctttgcataaataTGTATTTCTTTGGTTATCAACATCTGTTGAAAATATCAAGTCAACAGCATCTTTAGCAATATGTTTTGTGAGAAAAAAGGTGAtgtattgaatatttattttccccactgtatatatatatatatatatatatatatatatatatatatatatatatatatatatatatatatatttatatatatttatatatatatatatttatatatatatatatatatatatatatatatatatatatatatatatatatatatatttatatatatatatatatatttatatatatatatatatatatatatatatatatatatatatttatatatatatatatatttatatatatatatatatttatatatatatatatatatttatatatatatatatatatatttatatatatatatatatttatatatatatatatatatatatatatatatatatttatatatatatatatatatatatatatatatatatatatatatatatatttatatatatatatatatatatatatatatatatatatatatatatatatttatatatatatatatatatatatatatatatatatatttttatatatatatatatatatatatat
This sequence is a window from Danio rerio strain Tuebingen ecotype United States chromosome 16, GRCz12tu, whole genome shotgun sequence. Protein-coding genes within it:
- the snip1 gene encoding smad nuclear-interacting protein 1 (The RefSeq protein has 1 substitution compared to this genomic sequence); the encoded protein is MDNRRRHRDSPVRDVKTKIKQERLSPARPPRARRHSSGSSRDSSSPAQRRRDSRSPVRRKDRSPARRDRSSGRQQERSPRPRRSRSPHRNTEARIKREQDDPRGSESHRHRERRDDSNDRRLKREAERPRQRDRGREQDRQRGRIRDAHIQEQQQAERERHNERRRENRLRQEAQSGGAEEMLEFGGENNDESAPAAEKEKPNFELSGALVEDTNTFRGEVIKYNEPPEARIPKRRWRLYPFKNDEPLPVMYIHRQSAYLLGRLRKIADIPIDHPSCSKQHAVFQYRLVEFTRVDGTAGRRVKPYIIDLGSGNGTYLNNQRIEPQRYYELKEKDVLKFGFSSREYVLLHEFSDTTEVDAKKKEEEEEEDEGLDE